The Solanum lycopersicum chromosome 9, SLM_r2.1 genome window below encodes:
- the LOC101259280 gene encoding ethylene-responsive transcription factor RAP2-7-like — protein sequence MFDLNLCFEEDAMETVTTSGKLKELSFGQIENSGTSNSSIVNVETSSTAGDDEFISCSDQRTDGYAFEILRADYEVNGFVTKELFPLTGGESAATPSQQQQQWLDLSGNYGGVPMEQRIVIGPPQLRQQVKKSRRGPRSRSSQYRGVTFYRRTGRWESHIWDCGKQVYLGGFDTAHAAARAYDRAAIKFRGLDADINFNVSDYHDDLKQMGNFSKEEFVHILRRQSTGFSRGSSKYRGVTLHKCGRWEARMGQFLGKKAYDKAAIKCNGKEAVTNFELSTYEGELSTEAENGGADHNLDLNLGIAPSVLADDQGGNTCQMVNYVVQCASNGLPGYTGAMNIPTTTMGGKLLHGHQLLTDRPLLWNGVNTSIFPTLKGTSLGKGIEVDSLPNWTRQDQHPYGGSPSVPLFSTAASSGFANSTTAAAQLPRFSTGKLPYQHSPSLANMNFAHYYCKS from the exons ATGTTTGACCTTAATCTTTGTTTTGAGGAAGATGCTATGGAAACTGTTACGACGTCAGGGAAGCTGAAGGAACTGTCATTTGGGCAAATTGAGAATTCCGGTACATCGAATTCATCGATTGTGAACGTGGAGACGTCTAGTACTGCCGGTGATGATGAGTTCATTTCGTGTTCCGATCAGCGTACTGATGGGTACGCATTTGAGATTCTAAGAGCTGATTATGAAGTGAATGGGTTTGTGACTAAGGAGTTGTTTCCGTTAACCGGTGGAGAATCGGCAGCGACGCCGtcgcagcagcagcagcagtgGTTGGATCTCTCGGGTAATTACGGTGGTGTTCCGATGGAGCAGAGGATCGTTATTGGTCCACCACAGCTGAGACAACAGGTGAAGAAGAGTCGAAGAGGACCTAGGTCCCGGAGTTCCCAATACCGCGGTGTCACATTCTATCGGAGAACTGGACGATGGGAATCTCACATCTG GGATTGTGGGAAACAAGTTTATTTAG GGGGATTTGACACTGCACATGCTGCTGCTAG GGCATATGATCGTGCTGCGATTAAATTTAGAGGACTTGACGCAGATATCAATTTCAATGTCAGTGATTATCATGATGATTTAAAGCAG ATGGGGAACTTTTCAAAGGAAGAGTTTGTGCATATACTTCGACGACAGAGCACTGGTTTCTCTAGAGGAAGTTCGAAATACAGGGGAGTTACGTTGCACAAATGTGGACGATGGGAAGCTCGAATGGGGCAGTTTCTTGGAAAGAA GGCGTATGATAAGGCTGCAATAAAATGCAACGGAAAGGAAGCAGTCACTAATTTTGAGCTAAGCACATATGAAGGTGAATTAAGTACTGAGGCTGAAAATGGAG GTGCAGACCATAATCTTGATCTGAACTTGGGAATAGCCCCCTCTGTATTAGCTGATGACCAGGGTGGCAACACCTGCCAAATGGTGAACTATGTAGTCCAGTGTGCCTCAAATGGTTTGCCTGGATATACAGGAGCCATG AACATTCCTACAACCACAATGGGAGGTAAACTGCTTCACGGCCATCAACTGCTGACTGATCGCCCTCTGCTCTGGAATGGAGTGAACACCAGTATCTTTCCCACATTGAAG GGAACATCATTAGGGAAGGGTATAGAAGTTGATTCTTTACCAAATTGGACGCGGCAAGACCAACATCCTTATGGCGGGAGTCCTTCAGTGCCACTCTTCTCTACTGCAGCATCATCAGGATTCGCTAATTCAACTACAGCTGCTGCTCAGCTACCCCGCTTTTCAACTGGGAAATTACCTTACCAGCATTCACCATCACTTGCCAATATGAACTTTGCGCATTATTACTGCAAGAGCTGA
- the LOC101259570 gene encoding large ribosomal subunit protein uL4, translating into MATAAAIPTTTVQSLENDMATDSAAVPLPAVMKAPIRPDVVTYVHSNISKNARQPYAVSRKAGHQTSAESWGTGRAVSRIPRVPGGGTHRAGQGAFGNMCRGGRMFAPTQTWRRWHRKIPVNQKRYAVASAIAASSVPSLVLARGHRIESVPELPLVVSDSIEGIEKTSVAIKALKQIGAYPDAEKAKDSHAIRPGKGKMRNRRYISRKGPLIVYGTEGAKLVKAFRNIPGVEICHVDRLNLLKLAPGGHLGRFIIWTKCAYEKLDAIYGTFDKPSLEKKGYLLPRPKMVNADLARIINSDEVQSVVRPIKKDVNKRATLKKNPLKNLNVLLKLNPYAKTARRMSLLAEAQRVKAKKEKLDKKRHQITKEEASAIKGASHSWYKTMISDSDYAEFDNFTKWLGVSQ; encoded by the exons ATGGCCACCGCTGCCGCCATCCCTACCACCACCGTGCAAAGCCTGGAAAATGATATGGCCACTGACAGCGCCGCCGTTCCCCTTCCCGCCGTCATGAAGGCGCCGATCCGTCCAGATGTAGTCACCTATGTCCACTCCAACATTTCCAAAAACGCTCGGCAACCGTATGCAGTGTCGAGGAAAGCTGGTCATCAGACCTCTGCTGAGTCATGGGGTACCGGACGTGCTGTGTCACGTATCCCTCGTGTTCCTGGTGGTGGTACTCACCGTGCTGGACAGGGAGCTTTCGGTAACATGTGTCGTGGTGGACGGATGTTCGCTCCGACTCAGACCTGGCGCCGATGGCATAGGAAGATCCCTGTTAACCAGAAAAGGTATGCTGTTGCTTCAGCTATTGCTGCATCTTCCGTTCCTTCATTGGTTCTCGCTCGTGGTCACCGTATTGAATCGGTCCCTGAGTTACCTCTCGTTGTTTCTGATTCAATTGAGGGTATTGAGAAGACTAGCGTTGCTATCAAAGCTTTGAAGCAAATTGGTGCTTACCCAGATGCTGAGAAAGCTAAGGATAGCCATGCTATTCGTCCTGGAAAGGGTAAAATGCGTAACCGTAGGTACATTTCTCGAAAAGGTCCATTGATTGTGTATGGAACTGAAGGAGCTAAGCTTGTGAAGGCATTCAGGAACATTCCTGGTGTTGAAATCTGCCATGTTGATCGTTTGAATCTGCTCAAGCTTGCTCCAGGTGGTCACCTTGGTAGGTTTATTATCTGGACCAAATGTGCTTACGAGAAATTAGATGCCATTTATGGTACATTCGATAAGCCATCACTGGAGAAGAAGGGATATTTGTTGCCAAGGCCAAAGATGGTTAATGCTGATCTTGCCAGGATTATCAATTCTGATGAGGTGCAGTCTGTTGTTAGACCAATCAAGAAGGATGTTAACAAGAGGGCAACTTTGAAGAAGAATCCATTGAAGAACTTGAACGTTTTGCTGAAGCTCAATCCTTATGCAAAGACTGCCAGGAGGATGTCCCTTTTGGCCGAGGCACAGCGTGTCAAGGCCAAGAAGGAGAAGCTCGACAAGAAGAGACATCAAATTACAAAG GAGGAGGCATCAGCTATCAAGGGTGCAAGTCATTCATGGTACAAGACTATGATCTCAGATTCCGATTATGCAGAGTTCGACAACTTCACAAAGTGGCTCGGAGTTTCTCAGTAA